The proteins below are encoded in one region of Eubacterium sp. 1001713B170207_170306_E7:
- a CDS encoding EFR1 family ferrodoxin (N-terminal region resembles flavodoxins. C-terminal ferrodoxin region binds two 4Fe-4S clusters.) — MTGIYFSGTGNSKHCVEQFLEAYGGDAPAFSIEAESVADKIREQAVLVIGYPVQFSNIPKILSDFVARNQGLWRGKKVFVLATMGLFSGDGAGVLARLLRKHGAVVTGGLHLKMPDSICDEKALKRSLQANRRLIAEAELKIKRAVQAYKKGNPPQEGLGPFYHLAGLLGQRLYFYNKTKKYSDRLKIDGDKCAGCGKCVGLCPTGNLRLDSRGAVAADTCTMCYRCISRCPAQAITLLGKRVVEQGYLEKYRDTASDNRGGGL, encoded by the coding sequence ATGACAGGCATTTATTTTAGCGGAACCGGAAACTCTAAGCATTGTGTCGAGCAGTTTCTGGAGGCATACGGCGGGGACGCGCCGGCTTTTTCGATTGAGGCGGAAAGCGTGGCGGATAAAATCCGGGAGCAGGCTGTCCTCGTGATCGGTTACCCGGTGCAGTTCAGCAATATCCCTAAAATCCTGAGCGATTTCGTGGCCCGGAATCAAGGGCTCTGGCGGGGTAAAAAAGTGTTTGTGCTGGCCACAATGGGTTTGTTCAGCGGGGACGGCGCAGGTGTTTTGGCCCGCCTGCTGCGAAAGCACGGCGCTGTTGTGACCGGCGGCCTGCACCTTAAGATGCCGGACAGCATCTGTGATGAAAAGGCACTGAAAAGATCCTTACAGGCCAACCGCAGGCTGATCGCGGAAGCTGAGCTGAAAATAAAAAGGGCGGTTCAGGCATATAAAAAGGGAAACCCGCCCCAGGAGGGATTAGGGCCGTTTTACCATCTGGCGGGGCTGCTTGGCCAGCGGCTGTATTTTTACAACAAAACGAAAAAGTATTCGGACAGGCTGAAAATCGACGGGGATAAGTGCGCCGGCTGCGGAAAATGCGTTGGGCTGTGCCCCACGGGAAACCTGCGGCTGGACAGCCGGGGGGCTGTCGCGGCGGATACCTGCACGATGTGCTACCGCTGCATCAGCCGGTGCCCGGCCCAGGCCATCACCCTGCTGGGGAAAAGGGTGGTCGAGCAGGGTTATCTTGAAAAATACCGGGATACCGCCTCAGACAACCGAGGCGGAGGGCTCTGA
- the vanR gene encoding VanR-ABDEGLN family response regulator transcription factor, which produces MQTEVLVVDDEKEIADLVELYLGNEGYCVRKFYSAREALASALENPPELAVLDVMMPDMDGFTLCRRLREKYTFPIIMLTAKEEEIDKITGLAIGADDYVTKPFRPLELVARVKAQLRRCQRYSGGQQEDEALAAYRGLVLNRETHVCTLDEKPVELTPIEFAILWTLCKNKGRVISSEELFKEVWGEKYFTGNNTVMVHIRHLREKMHDSAENPRYIKTVWGVGYKIG; this is translated from the coding sequence ATGCAGACAGAAGTATTAGTCGTAGACGATGAAAAAGAAATTGCGGATTTGGTGGAGCTTTACCTGGGCAACGAGGGCTACTGTGTGCGCAAGTTTTACAGCGCCCGGGAGGCCCTGGCCTCGGCGCTTGAAAATCCGCCGGAGCTGGCGGTGCTGGACGTGATGATGCCGGATATGGACGGCTTTACCCTGTGCCGCAGGCTCCGGGAAAAGTACACCTTTCCCATCATCATGCTCACCGCCAAGGAGGAGGAGATCGACAAGATCACCGGTCTTGCCATCGGCGCGGACGATTATGTGACCAAGCCCTTCCGGCCCCTGGAGCTGGTGGCCCGGGTCAAGGCCCAGCTGCGGCGCTGCCAGCGCTACAGCGGCGGGCAGCAGGAGGACGAGGCTCTGGCCGCCTACCGGGGGCTGGTGCTCAACCGGGAGACCCATGTGTGCACCCTGGACGAGAAGCCTGTGGAGCTCACGCCCATTGAGTTCGCCATCCTGTGGACCCTCTGCAAAAACAAGGGGCGTGTCATCAGCTCCGAGGAGCTGTTTAAGGAGGTGTGGGGGGAGAAATACTTTACAGGCAACAACACGGTCATGGTGCATATCCGCCACCTCCGGGAGAAAATGCACGAC
- a CDS encoding C45 family peptidase, whose product MYHNRFKGNHYDMGFRWGAMLRKHGRVLLDTIDFPITQERLRFAAACVPICRQYFPELLEEIQGLADGQGCAVAPLHAFLFSMYAMPPACHCSCFAVASGDQVLFGRNSDFLVALEKSNTNAIYRFGGGAFDFTGNSTAFIQMEDGVNDQGLAVGLTAVYPHAIRPGLNAGVLLRYFLEKCQSTSEVIGALRELPVSSAQTFTVADRSGDISVLEVNCDRMEVLRPMAERPYVCATNLFHSRAMSGFCDTSLDNWEAEPRYQTLTRALDKKAARMDLAGAMALLSGRDGFICQYDRKTGKDTVWSVVYDLKRAAIYRTEGNPGRKKFREDRRFSF is encoded by the coding sequence ATGTATCACAACCGATTCAAAGGAAACCATTATGACATGGGGTTTCGCTGGGGGGCCATGCTCAGAAAGCACGGCCGCGTCCTTTTAGACACCATCGACTTTCCCATCACCCAGGAGCGCCTGCGCTTTGCGGCGGCCTGCGTCCCGATCTGCCGCCAGTATTTTCCAGAGCTTCTGGAGGAGATTCAGGGGCTGGCCGACGGCCAGGGCTGCGCTGTGGCGCCGCTGCACGCTTTTTTATTCAGTATGTACGCCATGCCTCCGGCCTGCCACTGCTCCTGCTTTGCCGTGGCCAGCGGCGATCAGGTTCTCTTTGGCCGAAACAGCGATTTTCTGGTCGCGCTGGAAAAATCCAACACCAACGCCATCTACCGCTTCGGGGGCGGAGCCTTTGACTTTACGGGCAATTCCACGGCCTTCATACAAATGGAGGACGGTGTCAACGATCAGGGCCTGGCTGTGGGGCTCACGGCTGTTTATCCCCACGCCATCCGGCCGGGGCTGAACGCGGGCGTGCTGCTGCGGTATTTTCTGGAGAAATGCCAGAGCACCAGTGAGGTGATCGGGGCGCTCCGGGAGCTGCCTGTCAGCTCGGCCCAGACCTTTACCGTGGCCGACCGCAGCGGGGACATCTCGGTGCTGGAGGTCAACTGCGACCGTATGGAGGTGCTGCGCCCCATGGCCGAAAGGCCCTATGTGTGCGCCACCAACCTTTTTCACAGCCGGGCCATGTCGGGCTTTTGCGACACCAGCCTGGATAACTGGGAGGCGGAGCCCCGGTACCAGACGCTCACCCGGGCCCTGGACAAAAAGGCCGCGAGAATGGATCTGGCAGGTGCCATGGCGCTGCTGTCCGGCCGCGACGGGTTTATCTGCCAGTACGACCGGAAAACCGGAAAGGACACAGTGTGGTCCGTGGTCTATGATCTGAAGCGGGCGGCCATCTACCGGACCGAGGGCAACCCGGGCAGAAAAAAATTCCGGGAGGACCGGCGGTTCAGCTTTTAA
- a CDS encoding GNAT family N-acetyltransferase: MNIIIREIREAEIPRLKDFLYEAVFIPPGAGAPPRAVVDTPELQVYVRDFGRQAADLGLVAEVDGRIAGAVWARIMEDYGHIDDDTPSLAIALFKAYRGLGIGTGLMRAMLSALEERGFAQVSLSVQKANRALKLYERLGFRAVAENGDEYKMVKTLGGQRHE; the protein is encoded by the coding sequence ATGAATATAATCATACGGGAAATCCGGGAGGCGGAAATCCCAAGGCTGAAGGATTTTTTATACGAGGCGGTCTTCATCCCGCCGGGGGCCGGGGCCCCGCCGAGAGCGGTGGTGGACACGCCGGAGCTGCAGGTCTACGTGCGTGATTTTGGCCGGCAGGCGGCAGATCTTGGCCTGGTGGCCGAGGTGGACGGGCGGATTGCCGGCGCGGTCTGGGCCCGGATTATGGAGGATTACGGACACATCGACGATGACACGCCCTCTCTGGCCATCGCGCTTTTTAAAGCCTACCGGGGCCTGGGAATCGGCACCGGCCTGATGCGGGCCATGCTGTCGGCCCTGGAGGAAAGAGGCTTCGCGCAGGTCTCCCTGTCGGTCCAGAAAGCCAACCGGGCGCTGAAGCTGTACGAGCGCCTGGGCTTCAGGGCTGTGGCCGAAAACGGGGACGAATACAAGATGGTAAAGACACTGGGAGGGCAAAGGCATGAATGA
- a CDS encoding DUF3781 domain-containing protein, with the protein MNDLITNIDRLHTTELGAARIRRNLSIETGDVVAWCRAAILDPDAEMAHRGKNWYVRTSGCEITVNARSYTLITAHPIKKAEPGRRRGRKAESRDKKAIVKYFYETVVSQNQLGQLSDYIAEDCTLKAGGTILPLGLEGMRGHLADIRKTYPDYTMRIIRQYEDGDYVISEFVMEGTHEGEWLGMKPSHKRLSITGVDIDRVAGGKIVEHGGAANTFEALYENQLIKPV; encoded by the coding sequence ATGAATGATTTGATCACCAATATTGACAGGCTGCACACCACCGAGCTGGGCGCAGCGCGCATAAGGAGGAACCTGTCCATCGAGACCGGGGACGTGGTGGCCTGGTGCAGGGCCGCCATCCTGGATCCGGATGCCGAGATGGCCCACAGGGGTAAAAACTGGTATGTCCGGACCTCGGGCTGCGAAATCACCGTCAACGCCCGCAGCTACACGCTCATCACCGCCCACCCCATAAAGAAGGCGGAGCCCGGGCGGCGCAGGGGCAGGAAAGCGGAAAGCAGGGATAAAAAGGCGATTGTAAAATACTTCTACGAGACGGTCGTCTCGCAAAACCAGCTCGGGCAGCTTTCGGATTATATCGCTGAGGACTGCACCCTGAAGGCAGGCGGGACTATCCTCCCGCTGGGTCTGGAGGGCATGCGCGGGCACCTCGCCGATATCCGCAAAACCTACCCGGATTACACGATGCGCATCATCCGGCAGTACGAGGACGGGGACTATGTGATCTCCGAGTTTGTCATGGAGGGAACCCACGAGGGCGAGTGGCTTGGGATGAAGCCGAGCCACAAAAGGCTGTCCATCACCGGCGTGGATATCGACCGGGTGGCCGGCGGCAAAATCGTGGAGCACGGCGGCGCAGCCAACACCTTTGAGGCCCTTTATGAAAACCAGCTGATAAAGCCAGTGTAG